The Chelonoidis abingdonii isolate Lonesome George chromosome 21, CheloAbing_2.0, whole genome shotgun sequence genome contains a region encoding:
- the NAGLU gene encoding alpha-N-acetylglucosaminidase isoform X1 yields the protein MDAFRYYQNVCTQSYSYVWWDWPRWEREIDWMALNGINLALAFTGQEAVWQRVYLSLGLNQSEIDEYVTGPAFLAWNRMGNLHTWAGPLPLSWNLKQLYLQYRILERMRSLGMIPVLPAFAGHVPRGVLRAFPRINVTRLGSWSNFDCAYSCAYLLDPGDPMFQVIGTLFLKELIREFGTDHIYSADTFNEMSPLSSDPAYLSGVSAAVLRSMTAADPDALWLMQGWLFQNQPDFWQPAQVRALLRGVPSGRMIVLDLFAESKPVYQRTESFYGQPFIWCMLHNFGGNHGLFGMMESINRGPFDARRFPNSTLVGTGLAPEGIEQNDMVYELMSELGWHQEPLDLQQWVANYAERRYGTRNEEAASAWQLLLRSVYNCSGPCVNHNHSPLVRRPSLRMATELWYNKSDVYEAWRLLLGAAAELGASPTFRYDLVDVTRQAVQQLVSEYYLEIKQAFESRSLLELLTAGGVLLYDLLPELDSLLASDPHFLLGRWLEQARATATSDKEAELYDLNARNQVTLWGPNGNILDYANKQLGGLVLDYYRVRWSLFVSALVESLNTGTPFHQEQFNQAVFQLERGFIYNGKRYPSQPAGNTLEIARKIFLKYYPHAMRRGRAGAA from the exons ATGGACGC GTTCCGCTACTACCAGAACGTCTGCACCCAGAGTTATTCCTACGTGTGGTGGGACTGGCCTcgctgggagagagagattgaCTGGATGGCGCTCAACGGCATCAACCTGGCGCTGGCGTTTACTGGGCAGGAGGCTGTTTGGCAGCGG GTGTATCTGTCCTTGGGCCTGAACCAGTCTGAAATAGATGAGTACGTCACCGGGCCTGCCTTCCTCGCCTGGAACCGCATGGGGAACCTGCACACCTGGGCAGGGCCCTTGCCTCTGTCCTGGAACCTAAAGCAGCTGTACTTGCAG tACAGGATCCTGGAGAGGATGCGGTCGTTGGGAATGATCCCGGTGCTGCCGGCGTTCGCGGGGCACGTCCCCAGGGGTGTCTTGAG GGCTTTCCCTCGAATAAACGTCACTCGGCTTGGGAGCTGGAGCAACTTTGACTGCGCCTACTCGTGCGCCTACCTCCTGGACCCCGGAGACCCCATGTTCCAGGTGATCGGGACCCTCTTCCTGAAGGAGCTGATCAGAGAGTTCGGCACGGATCACATCTACAGTGCAGACACCTTCAATGAGATGAGCCCCCTGTCCTCCGATCCTGCCTACCTCTCGGGGGTCAGCGCTGCCGTCTTAAGATCCATGACCGCAG CCGACCCTGACGCGCTCTGGctcatgcagggctggctcttccAGAACCAGCCTGACTTCTGGCAGCCGGCGCAGGTGCGGGCCCTGCTGCGTGGCGTGCCCAGTGGCAGAATGATCGTGCTGGATCTCTTTGCGGAGTCCAAGCCCGTGTACCAGCGGACAGAGTCCTTCTACGGGCAGCCCTTCATCTGGTGTATGCTGCACAACTTCGGCGGCAACCATGGCCTCTTCGGCATGATGGAGAGCATAAACCGGGGCCCCTTCGACGCCCGGCGcttccccaactccaccctggTGGGCACCGGCCTGGCCCCGGAGGGCATCGAGCAGAACGACATGGTCTATGAGCTGATGAGCGAGCTGGGCTGGCACCAGGAGCCGCTTGACCTCCAGCAGTGGGTTGCCAACTACGCTGAGCGGCGCTACGGCACCAGGAATGAGGAGGCCGCCAGcgcctggcagctgctgctccgcAGTGTCTACAACTGCTCGGGGCCCTGTGTCAACCACAACCACAGCCCACTGGTGCGCCGCCCATCCCTGCGCATGGCCACGGAGCTGTGGTACAACAAGAGTGACGTCTACGAGGCCTGGCGCCTGCTGCTGGGCGCCGCTGCTGAGCTGGGGGCCAGCCCCACCTTCCGCTACGACCTGGTGGACGTGACCCGGCAAGCCGTGCAACAGCTGGTGAGCGAGTACTACCTGGAGATCAAACAAGCCTTTGAGAGCCGCTCGCTGCTGGAGCTGCTGACTGCCGGCGGGGTGCTGCTGTACGACCTGCTTCCGGAGCTGGACAGCCTCCTGGCCAGTGACCCCCACTTCCTGCTGGGCCGCTGGCTGGAGCAGGCTCGGGCCACAGCCACCAGTGACAAGGAAGCCGAGCTGTACGACCTGAACGCCCGCAACCAGGTGACGCTGTGGGGGCCCAACGGCAACATCTTGGACTATGCCAACAAGCAGCTCGGGGGGCTGGTGCTGGACTATTACCGGGTGCGCTGGAGCCTCTTTGTCTCAGCGCTGGTGGAGAGCCTGAACACCGGCACCCCCTTCCACCAGGAGCAGTTCAACCAAGCCGTCTTCCAGCTGGAAAGGGGTTTCATCTACAATGGCAAGCGCTACCCCTCCCAGCCAGCCGGCAACACGCTGGAGATCGCCAGGAAGATCTTCCTCAAGTATTATCCCCACGCCATGCGGCGTGGCCGGGCGGGGGCTGCGTGA
- the NAGLU gene encoding alpha-N-acetylglucosaminidase isoform X2 — MRSLGMIPVLPAFAGHVPRGVLRAFPRINVTRLGSWSNFDCAYSCAYLLDPGDPMFQVIGTLFLKELIREFGTDHIYSADTFNEMSPLSSDPAYLSGVSAAVLRSMTAADPDALWLMQGWLFQNQPDFWQPAQVRALLRGVPSGRMIVLDLFAESKPVYQRTESFYGQPFIWCMLHNFGGNHGLFGMMESINRGPFDARRFPNSTLVGTGLAPEGIEQNDMVYELMSELGWHQEPLDLQQWVANYAERRYGTRNEEAASAWQLLLRSVYNCSGPCVNHNHSPLVRRPSLRMATELWYNKSDVYEAWRLLLGAAAELGASPTFRYDLVDVTRQAVQQLVSEYYLEIKQAFESRSLLELLTAGGVLLYDLLPELDSLLASDPHFLLGRWLEQARATATSDKEAELYDLNARNQVTLWGPNGNILDYANKQLGGLVLDYYRVRWSLFVSALVESLNTGTPFHQEQFNQAVFQLERGFIYNGKRYPSQPAGNTLEIARKIFLKYYPHAMRRGRAGAA; from the exons ATGCGGTCGTTGGGAATGATCCCGGTGCTGCCGGCGTTCGCGGGGCACGTCCCCAGGGGTGTCTTGAG GGCTTTCCCTCGAATAAACGTCACTCGGCTTGGGAGCTGGAGCAACTTTGACTGCGCCTACTCGTGCGCCTACCTCCTGGACCCCGGAGACCCCATGTTCCAGGTGATCGGGACCCTCTTCCTGAAGGAGCTGATCAGAGAGTTCGGCACGGATCACATCTACAGTGCAGACACCTTCAATGAGATGAGCCCCCTGTCCTCCGATCCTGCCTACCTCTCGGGGGTCAGCGCTGCCGTCTTAAGATCCATGACCGCAG CCGACCCTGACGCGCTCTGGctcatgcagggctggctcttccAGAACCAGCCTGACTTCTGGCAGCCGGCGCAGGTGCGGGCCCTGCTGCGTGGCGTGCCCAGTGGCAGAATGATCGTGCTGGATCTCTTTGCGGAGTCCAAGCCCGTGTACCAGCGGACAGAGTCCTTCTACGGGCAGCCCTTCATCTGGTGTATGCTGCACAACTTCGGCGGCAACCATGGCCTCTTCGGCATGATGGAGAGCATAAACCGGGGCCCCTTCGACGCCCGGCGcttccccaactccaccctggTGGGCACCGGCCTGGCCCCGGAGGGCATCGAGCAGAACGACATGGTCTATGAGCTGATGAGCGAGCTGGGCTGGCACCAGGAGCCGCTTGACCTCCAGCAGTGGGTTGCCAACTACGCTGAGCGGCGCTACGGCACCAGGAATGAGGAGGCCGCCAGcgcctggcagctgctgctccgcAGTGTCTACAACTGCTCGGGGCCCTGTGTCAACCACAACCACAGCCCACTGGTGCGCCGCCCATCCCTGCGCATGGCCACGGAGCTGTGGTACAACAAGAGTGACGTCTACGAGGCCTGGCGCCTGCTGCTGGGCGCCGCTGCTGAGCTGGGGGCCAGCCCCACCTTCCGCTACGACCTGGTGGACGTGACCCGGCAAGCCGTGCAACAGCTGGTGAGCGAGTACTACCTGGAGATCAAACAAGCCTTTGAGAGCCGCTCGCTGCTGGAGCTGCTGACTGCCGGCGGGGTGCTGCTGTACGACCTGCTTCCGGAGCTGGACAGCCTCCTGGCCAGTGACCCCCACTTCCTGCTGGGCCGCTGGCTGGAGCAGGCTCGGGCCACAGCCACCAGTGACAAGGAAGCCGAGCTGTACGACCTGAACGCCCGCAACCAGGTGACGCTGTGGGGGCCCAACGGCAACATCTTGGACTATGCCAACAAGCAGCTCGGGGGGCTGGTGCTGGACTATTACCGGGTGCGCTGGAGCCTCTTTGTCTCAGCGCTGGTGGAGAGCCTGAACACCGGCACCCCCTTCCACCAGGAGCAGTTCAACCAAGCCGTCTTCCAGCTGGAAAGGGGTTTCATCTACAATGGCAAGCGCTACCCCTCCCAGCCAGCCGGCAACACGCTGGAGATCGCCAGGAAGATCTTCCTCAAGTATTATCCCCACGCCATGCGGCGTGGCCGGGCGGGGGCTGCGTGA